Proteins from a single region of Streptomyces sp. HUAS 15-9:
- a CDS encoding ATP-dependent DNA ligase: MDLPVMPPVKPMLAKSVAKIPPDMHYEAKWDGFRAIVFRDGDEVELGSRTGKPLTRYFPELVAVLKERLPARCVLDGEIVIAREGRLDFDALTERIHPADSRVRMLAERTPASFVAFDLLALADESLLDVPLTDRRALLARALSGVTAPVHLAPATTDIDVARQWFEQYEGAGLDGVVAKPPGVRYLQDERAMFKIKHERTADVVVAGYRFHKSGPVVGSLLLGLYDDQGALQHVGVSAAFAMKRRAELVEELEPLRMTDTAGHPWAAWSQEAAHETARLPGAPSRWSGKKDLSWVPLRPERVAEVAYDHMENGVRFRHTSRFRRWRPDRTPESCTYAQLEEPVRYDLAEILGSPG, translated from the coding sequence ATGGATCTGCCGGTGATGCCGCCCGTGAAGCCGATGCTCGCCAAGTCGGTGGCGAAGATCCCGCCGGACATGCACTACGAGGCGAAGTGGGACGGCTTCCGGGCGATCGTGTTCCGTGACGGGGACGAGGTGGAGCTCGGCAGCCGTACCGGGAAGCCGTTGACCAGGTACTTTCCTGAGCTGGTCGCGGTGTTGAAGGAGCGGTTGCCCGCGCGCTGTGTGCTGGACGGCGAGATCGTGATCGCCCGGGAGGGGCGGCTCGACTTCGACGCGCTGACCGAGCGCATCCACCCGGCGGACTCCCGGGTGCGCATGCTGGCGGAGCGGACGCCCGCCTCCTTCGTCGCGTTCGACCTGCTGGCCCTGGCCGACGAGTCACTGCTGGACGTTCCACTGACGGACCGCCGGGCGCTGCTCGCCAGGGCGCTGTCCGGGGTGACGGCGCCCGTCCATCTGGCGCCGGCGACGACCGATATCGACGTGGCGCGGCAGTGGTTCGAGCAGTACGAGGGGGCGGGCCTGGACGGGGTCGTCGCCAAGCCGCCCGGCGTGCGCTATCTGCAGGACGAGCGGGCGATGTTCAAGATCAAGCACGAGCGTACGGCGGATGTCGTCGTGGCGGGCTACCGCTTCCACAAGAGCGGTCCGGTGGTGGGCTCGCTGCTGCTCGGTCTGTACGACGACCAGGGCGCCCTCCAGCACGTGGGCGTGTCCGCCGCGTTCGCGATGAAGCGCCGCGCCGAGCTGGTCGAGGAGCTGGAGCCGCTGCGTATGACGGATACGGCCGGGCATCCGTGGGCGGCCTGGTCGCAGGAGGCCGCGCACGAGACGGCCCGGCTGCCCGGGGCACCCAGCCGCTGGTCGGGCAAGAAGGACCTGTCCTGGGTGCCGCTCAGGCCGGAGCGGGTGGCCGAGGTGGCGTACGACCACATGGAGAACGGGGTCCGCTTCCGGCACACGTCCCGCTTCCGCCGCTGGCGCCCGGACCGCACCCCGGAGAGCTGCACCTACGCCCAGTTGGAGGAACCGGTGCGCTACGACCTCGCGGAGATCCTCGGCAGCCCCGGCTGA
- a CDS encoding SDR family NAD(P)-dependent oxidoreductase: protein MSTVLITGATSGLGRYVAFELVRSGHVVLAHGRDPERTRRLVEELRAEGEAEGFVADLASLAQVRELGARVAKARPWLDVLINNAGVGAGPRGSGRELSADGHELRLAVNYLAPVVLTRALLPVLRANTPSRIVNVGSVGQEPLDFADPELTRGYSGVSAYCRSKFALAAHTFSLAEELAGSGVSVNVLHPATYMDTAMVREGGITPWNTVADGATGVLALATGDLGSGGYFDGARPARAHEGTYDPEVRKRLQAVTEQLLAI, encoded by the coding sequence ATGTCCACTGTTCTGATCACCGGTGCCACCTCCGGACTCGGCCGGTACGTCGCCTTCGAGCTGGTCCGCTCCGGGCATGTCGTGCTCGCCCACGGACGTGACCCGGAACGGACGCGGCGGCTCGTCGAGGAGCTGCGCGCCGAGGGTGAGGCCGAAGGGTTCGTCGCGGACCTCGCTTCGCTGGCGCAGGTCCGCGAGCTGGGCGCCCGGGTGGCGAAGGCGCGGCCCTGGCTCGACGTGCTGATCAACAACGCCGGGGTGGGCGCCGGGCCGCGTGGCTCCGGCCGCGAACTGAGCGCCGACGGGCACGAGCTGCGGCTGGCGGTGAACTATCTCGCCCCCGTGGTGCTGACCCGCGCCCTGCTGCCGGTGCTGCGCGCGAACACGCCGTCCCGGATCGTCAATGTCGGCTCGGTCGGCCAGGAGCCGCTCGACTTCGCCGACCCGGAGCTCACCCGCGGCTACAGCGGTGTGTCGGCGTACTGCCGCAGCAAGTTCGCCCTCGCCGCCCATACGTTCTCGCTCGCGGAGGAGCTGGCCGGCAGCGGTGTGTCGGTCAATGTGCTGCACCCCGCGACCTATATGGACACCGCGATGGTCCGCGAGGGCGGGATCACGCCCTGGAACACGGTCGCGGACGGAGCGACGGGCGTACTGGCCCTGGCCACCGGGGACTTGGGCTCGGGCGGCTATTTCGACGGCGCGCGGCCGGCCAGGGCGCACGAGGGGACGTACGACCCCGAGGTGCGCAAGCGCCTGCAAGCGGTCACCGAGCAGCTGCTGGCGATCTGA
- a CDS encoding DUF3048 domain-containing protein encodes MGHRARTLRATTRAMTTAFLGVALTVSLAAGCTSGHGPGPVDDGLGRTSGPAPRGGTGHVLAVKIDNVPAARPQTGLDSADVVYAEQVEGGLSRLMAVYATKLPKVIGPVRSARESDLELLRQFDRPTLAFSGAQTKLLPLIDKAPLRPETPGNASDAFFRGGDKAAPHNLYLHPDRLLSATPGAAALTTGFHYGTAPAGGRAETSRTVRYPVAEFSFTWSADRHRWLVGMDGTPTKTADGKRLAPATVVVQYVKVRESAYHDVLGNNTPYTETVGTGKAEVLRDGRAFDATWTRTAAADGTEFTTADGTPMNFAKGQVWVVFARSD; translated from the coding sequence ATGGGGCACAGAGCGCGCACACTACGCGCCACGACGAGAGCGATGACGACAGCATTTCTGGGCGTCGCGTTGACGGTTTCTCTCGCGGCGGGCTGTACGTCGGGACACGGCCCCGGCCCGGTCGACGACGGCCTCGGCCGGACCAGCGGGCCGGCCCCGCGCGGCGGCACCGGCCACGTGCTCGCCGTGAAGATCGACAATGTGCCCGCGGCCCGCCCGCAGACGGGGCTGGACTCCGCGGACGTCGTGTACGCGGAGCAGGTCGAGGGCGGGCTGAGCCGGCTGATGGCGGTGTACGCGACCAAGCTGCCGAAGGTCATCGGGCCGGTGCGCAGCGCCCGCGAGTCCGATCTGGAGCTGCTGCGCCAGTTCGACCGTCCGACGCTCGCCTTCTCGGGGGCACAGACCAAGCTGCTGCCGCTGATCGACAAGGCACCGCTACGACCGGAGACACCCGGCAACGCGTCCGACGCCTTCTTCCGCGGCGGTGACAAGGCGGCGCCGCACAACCTCTATCTGCACCCGGACCGGTTGCTGTCCGCCACGCCGGGCGCGGCCGCGCTGACCACCGGCTTCCACTACGGCACGGCACCGGCGGGCGGGCGGGCCGAGACCTCGCGCACCGTGCGCTATCCCGTGGCCGAGTTCAGCTTCACCTGGTCCGCCGACCGGCACCGCTGGCTGGTCGGGATGGACGGCACGCCCACGAAGACGGCCGACGGGAAGCGGCTGGCCCCCGCGACGGTCGTCGTGCAGTACGTGAAGGTGCGCGAGTCCGCGTACCACGACGTCCTCGGCAACAACACGCCGTACACCGAGACAGTGGGCACGGGGAAGGCGGAGGTGCTGCGGGACGGGCGCGCCTTCGACGCGACCTGGACCCGCACGGCCGCGGCCGACGGCACGGAGTTCACCACCGCCGACGGCACGCCCATGAACTTCGCGAAGGGCCAGGTGTGGGTGGTGTTCGCGCGGTCCGACTAG